The following proteins are encoded in a genomic region of Entelurus aequoreus isolate RoL-2023_Sb linkage group LG01, RoL_Eaeq_v1.1, whole genome shotgun sequence:
- the xirp2a gene encoding xin actin-binding repeat-containing protein 2 isoform X2, whose amino-acid sequence MGMTLFGLTLLRNTLLELDSKLRRRSLGRTSLLSPHPSTIYSPEFQGPLLPSGIQPAEAAGAEEDLLQESRAPDADDREASESVSLKERLAMYQAAVSHKESGSLSSAAVMDESEACSLPGGLASVKKQFENQEFASSSSQSSSTQFHFQQRSVQEVCHSSEVTVRSSVREVAPSTAIFHKEVVHDERVHQNNMAGIHGHQHNDTVRLATGDDLPKVSTQALKQQYEKTIEEATPADEIKVDMDFNQFQWTPVSKLSEASAKTSHKYSSSVKTTASSAVSSAANETTEYFPPPPPMSLLEVPQQELESSSQASQHKTTVNREQYFKHKSMAELKRLYKHIHPEVRKNLEEDYHNQLTEAQQTFLENQEVVGDVQQACFMFENEGSSGSTSPDRESVEWDEILKGEVESRRWMFENKPLDTIKDDSPNDNEDKNIAQQEIIAGKDVRYTAWMFETKPIDALGNEMEDFSEQTQKVTDLAKGDVRTATWLFETQPLDYLNKIYQDDEQNGETVITKDITGGDVKTARYLFETQHLDSLGKTETFEESHFLSLKSEMEELKGDVKTTTRRFETLPMCVIRGDAGEMLQITTIRREETEKGDVKTSRWMFETQPLDTINKDLVNVKLICGISMEDNVQGGVNKGRWLFETKNLDTIKDEEWEISRKQKEEIIGADVRKHCLVFETQPMGMLKDNANARPVPSEEIIGGDVRSAKHLFETVPMEHLKELMEVGKLQKRVATEEEKGDVRHQKWVFESQPLESIREEKKEILRTVNIEALDKGDVTNYKEKFECMDLSKCEGAQKIQVEGVTSGSVESNRVLFESTPMYAMQDSSGHYHEVRTVTREEIVKGDVHSCRWMFETRPIDEFDDSINKFQLIKGISKQEIESGDVKTAKWLFETQQLDTIKHVDSEEKETIEKTEIERGDVKTCRWLFETQPMDALYEKVEKSDANVEEVQKGDVKTCTWLFETQSLDNIRDHTELESETVLKTCTVKQDDIQGKDVRLARFLFETENLENLTGEDSGSFRKVTEIDIQSGDVSKMKYIFENRSSDIMTSTSKETMQRLKIQQAEDIQKGNVVNCTWMFENHPIDAIHEESKEERERKTVTDVQGGNVDKGRFIFETFSLDQIKDKTTESEMTTLTSISREEVEKGDVKNYTMMFETQPLYAIRDKEGHYHEVTTVTKEEIIRGDVVGARWLFETKPLDSIRDSEEVYVIKSVTEEGVNKGDVSSARWRFETQPLDEISEEIKIKSKTVADIQGGDVKTSKHRFESDEMSQKYIRTVSVSEIQKGDVRSATWMFETRAIDEIGSEGEEYDGMEKVTKEEVMKGDVKQSVWLFEKQPLDSIKDTEDTTLLVQKEEIPQGDVKTTTWLFETTPFHEFNESSVEKRDIMGKSVKETLEELYSQKMVNSQGVLIEADEIGDVRMAKYKLMNQEAPQIQKEEIIRGNLSNIMMNLLNRREITERAITIDKEERGNINTTVEQLFNQETGSQIEKEEILRGDIQEAINSLLRNESSSKRGILIQEDEKGDVRMTIYSLLNKEERAGMEKEDIVQGNVSKTLHRLLSNSGAEDSKKIRVEDTERGNVSFYSTCIESGALEYLRQLQCDTNETEQVVEKEHIIGGDIEETKILLRKNQQEIGRTVAKDDIVPGDVCSIVQVFMTEPSVTFRNLDNQDIVKGDLSAALDSLTQAINQKVVLEKEEVVKGDLPTTLKSLENAQHQSKEMEKPEIIRGDIRGALESLEKSATVKMEVTVEDLVPGDIRGTLKSLEEAKRVVKEVEREEIVKGDIHTAMQGLHEASSDKKLYQHQVSEQGDVKGTIQLLLEPTTSPRMQRRGSTEGDVKTSIKSLYAEQETFVEKEEVVKGDVQGAIKCLMQKKHYSKPKRIHSLKKAKAPQKNPLTVNQVVHEGSREEKRESKTGSSDAAVKNISQSCESQRHNESKLVKTQVITNETSVAKTHNTAGAAPQKSMKEERHKVLLPHKTQSQKPIMITTKQTANYEQAKTKSADVNTIKEAHDSSQTNISDKQICEMKSVKQVQTTVVQKTVSHKQNVTISEQSSTSKNVIQDKTHTQKQGIKNMKTDSRNLDMMTRGVNKKGKPEIHFPPPPASPPPSSESEFSLPPPPSPILENPAPLMSQSSTVTLESELPPPPPPPPPPVECVKSEPEFFPPPPPSWTGPDFLPPPPSQEDLGTIPPPRPANPGKPIGKPLFKVPKQEEAPRPVPAKPKWQKNLQRPTQLHLDQVTTSTVTEVKVQESIPGTSQKIKADPKIQSLTSAKLTEKETPPPPKKTFLPPIRLPPPPEPVPETKPRPYARKFKTPLMLAEEKYRQQTMEKEETERSTVATPATPPVNAQVLSNIDSLQLSASSKTEKRETTETTKGQVHISKEETKTQYVATNESPSQISQTKPLMSVVNKKVAPGCSGISLENQQKILSSKVTIKNQAAPSPKGPPISEQKPSKVEIQSASNVVTSSVTEQQFIKQSRVSTVMQTAPSKENINIQGQAAALPRAQDAKNLNELFTKEGKIPPSQPTKIPKVTPSFKVKTFKMPPEKKEMQSQKETMKEVLHLQGSEAKVTQESSQMRSSATEVKVKATKNQESQLKSEKLVQMNEAKETLPAPVTVLVPNKEKITSPAASVSHVQQSTRVEQVQRRQEVVVTERVVQQNSQSHEAAHMHQKQTQQQVAETNKMQRASGKSKSELKSASVKKEAHSEEVQQSDKCREMQKLLTQIEELEGTPSKIDSTTVSVIISELPDWLLGSVERKNLSGIAKQSNKKKLKEMLVYLKNIVQVRYTTLEEKLTVEVKEKEAPPAVLPKPGKKVFSGVTTNISKISTRSSEERKSLQERKKQELSEATDQRAHSPLASIRTPSPTFISIESRRIESPLRGTPSPQPYRSVGTPPPAPRKQFTTTTAFRATPSPTMSRSEKLMKLKDASPKHSGDLTPPPPMVTSEVIVSAEFSSSVEQAIPTVRTEQGLVDTAETGDSMMTVKDKKSFFEEARKAEVSKLYLRKDPIDIPERLEADTEENVQVLTADIPKEDLPKVDLTKLVNRFESTRPKVYSRKEPIVITERLGSDTEDAEAEPHTPRTEELPTFNVKAIKNVFESGEHSSQAARDLREQIEKREPDFPHAEMSSVTERFCSVDDFGNMMRSEVHSGSSLTRGNPPSYADVVRGAVPTLAVPPEASAEELLRNFQQSWAEGQGTFQNVGFSVMEQRSSQIVTHQQETVVTEDSSSRRRTVQGVSDEGVPHGISDRRQAKLP is encoded by the exons GTCATGGACGAGTCTGAGGCCTGTTCACTTCCTGGTGGCCTGGCCAGTGTGAAGAAACAGTTCGAGAACCAGGAGTTTGCCTCCTCGTCCTCCCAGTCCAGCAGCACACAGTTCCATTTTCAGCAGAGATCTGTGCAG GAGGTGTGCCATTCCTCCGAGGTGACGGTGAGAAGCAGTGTCAGAGAGGTTGCCCCCTCCACGGCCATATTTCATAAAgag GTGGTCCACGACGAGCGAGTGCACCAGAACAACATGGCCGGCATTCACGGACACCAGCACAACGACACAG TTAGGCTTGCCACAGGAGACGACCTACCCAAGGTTTCCACTCAGGCTTTGAAGCAGCAGTATGAAAAAACCATAGAGGAAGCAACACCAGCTGATGAAATTAAG GTCGATATGGATTTTAACCAGTTTCAGTGGACTCCAGTAAGCAAGTTATCCGAAGCTTCAGCCAAGACCAGCCACAAATACTCCTCATCTGTGAAGACCACTGCCTCATCTGCAGTTTCATCAGCCGCTAACGAAACAACAGAATatttccctcctcctcctccgatgAGTCTGCTGGAGGTACCACAACAAGAACTTGAGAGCAGTTCCCAAGCCTCCCAACATAAAACCACTGTCAACAGGGAGCAGTACTTTAAACATAAGAGCATGGCTGAACTGAAGCGCCTCTACAAGCACATTCATCCAGAAGTCCGCAAAAACCTGGAAGAAGACTACCACAATCAGCTTACCGAGGCGCAGCAAACCTTTCTGGAAAATCAGGAGGTGGTGGGAGATGTTCAGCAGGCATGCTTTATGTTTGAAAATGAGGGTTCGAGTGGGAGTACGAGTCCTGACCGAGAATCCGTGGAGTGGGACGAGATCCTTAAAGGAGAAGTTGAATCCAGGCGCTGGATGTTTGAAAACAAGCCACTGGATACGATTAAAGATGACAGTCCCAATGATAATGAGGATAAGAATATTGCACAGCAGGAAATCATTGCCGGTAAGGATGTCAGATACACAGCATGGATGTTTGAGACTAAGCCCATTGATGCTCTGGGCAATGAGATGGAGGATTTTTCCGAACAGACACAAAAAGTGACTGATCTTGCAAAAGGTGACGTCCGTACCGCTACTTGGCTCTTTGAGACGCAGCCTCTCGACTACCTAAATAAGATCTACCAAGATGATGAACAGAATGGTGAGACTGTTATCACCAAAGACATCACTGGAGGAGATGTGAAAACTGCCAGGTATCTCTTCGAGACCCAGCATCTTGATTCCCTGGGCAAAACTGAAACTTTTGAGGAAAGCCACTTCCTCAGCCTGAAGTCTGAGATGGAAGAGTTAAAAGGGGATGTGAAGACGACCACACGCAGGTTTGAGACTCTGCCCATGTGTGTCATTAGGGGGGATGCTGGAGAGATGCTGCAGATCACCACCATTCGCAGGGAGGAGACAGAGAAAGGAGATGTTAAGACGTCACGCTGGATGTTTGAAACCCAGCCCCTAGATACAATTAACAAAGACCTTGTAAACGTAAAGCTCATATGCGGTATTTCCATGGAGGACAATGTTCAAGGCGGAGTCAACAAAGGGAGATGGCTTTTTGAGACAAAGAATCTGGATACCATCAAGGACGAGGAGTGGGAGATTTCCAGGAAGCAAAAGGAAGAGATAATTGGAGCTGATGTGAGAAAACACTGCCTGGTGTTCGAAACTCAACCTATGGGTATGCTGAAGGATAACGCCAATGCTAGACCTGTTCCTTCTGAGGAGATTATAGGAGGTGATGTGCGATCAGCGAAACACCTGTTTGAAACTGTGCCAATGGAACATCTCAAAGAACTGATGGAAGTGGGGAAACTTCAGAAAAGGGTGGCAACTGAAGAAGAAAAGGGTGACGTGAGACATCAGAAGTGGGTGTTTGAAAGCCAGCCTTTGGAGAGCATAAGAGAGGAGAAAAAAGAAATTCTGAGAACTGTGAATATTGAAGCTCTAGATAAAGGAGATGTGACAAATTATAAGGAAAAATTTGAGTGTATGGATTTAAGTAAATGTGAAGGGGCACAGAAAATTCAAGTTGAGGGCGTCACAAGCGGCTCAGTGGAATCCAACAGAGTTCTTTTTGAATCTACGCCTATGTATGCCATGCAAGACAGCTCTGGCCACTACCACGAGGTGAGGACTGTGACGCGAGAGGAGATAGTCAAGGGAGACGTGCATAGTTGCAGATGGATGTTTGAAACACGACCTATTGATGAGTTTGATGACAGCATCAACAAGTTTCAGCTCATCAAAGGCATTTCTAAACAAGAGATCGAGTCAGGGGATGTCAAGACGGCCAAATGGCTCTTTGAAACTCAACAGCTTGATACAATCAAACATGTTGACAGTGAAGAAAAGGAGACTATAGAAAAGACTGAAATTGAGAGAGGTGACGTGAAGACTTGCAGGTGGCTGTTCGAGACACAGCCGATGGATGCCTTGTATGAAAAGGTGGAGAAGAGCGATGCGAATGTTGAGGAAGTGCAGAAAGGTGATGTGAAAACCTGCACTTGGCTCTTTGAGACCCAGAGTCTTGACAACATACGTGACCATACAGAGTTAGAGTCTGAGACCGTTTTGAAAACCTGCACTGTAAAACAAGATGACATCCAAGGGAAAGATGTGCGACTGGCCCGCTTCCTTTTTGAGACAGAGAATCTCGAAAACCTCACCGGCGAAGACAGCGGCTCTTTCCGGAAGGTCACGGAAATCGACATTCAGTCGGGTGATGTTTCCAAAATGAAGTACATTTTTGAGAATCGCTCATCAGACATAATGACCTCTACTTCGAAGGAAACAATGCAGCGGCTAAAGATACAGCAGGCTGAAGACATCCAGAAGGGTAATGTCGTCAACTGCACCTGGATGTTTGAGAATCACCCGATCGATGCCATCCATGAAGAGTCCAAAGAAGAGAGAGAAAGGAAAACAGTCACTGATGTCCAAGGGGGTAACGTTGACAAAGGCCGCTTCATTTTTGAGACATTCTCTCTCGATCAAATTAAGGACAAAACCACTGAGTCTGAAATGACAACGCTCACAAGCATCTCTAGAGAGGAAGTCGAGAAGGGAGATGTTAAAAACTACACCATGATGTTTGAGACTCAACCACTGTATGCTATCCGCGACAAAGAAGGTCATTACCATGAAGTCACCACTGTCACCAAGGAGGAGATCATAAGAGGAGACGTGGTGGGAGCCAGATGGCTGTTTGAGACTAAACCTCTGGATTCTATCAGAGACTCTGAGGAGGTTTATGTTATAAAATCTGTTACCGAAGAAGGCGTCAACAAAGGAGACGTCAGCTCTGCCAGATGGAGATTTGAAACCCAACCTCTTGATGAAATTTCAGAAGAAATAAAAATCAAGTCGAAAACAGTTGCAGACATCCAGGGAGGTGATGTGAAAACAAGCAAGCATAGATTTGAGAGTGATGAGATGTCACAAAAGTACATCAGAACGGTCAGCGTTAGCGAAATCCAAAAGGGGGACGTCAGATCGGCTACGTGGATGTTTGAAACCCGTGCAATTGACGAAATTGGCAGCGAGGGAGAAGAGTATGACGGTATGGAGAAAGTGACAAAAGAGGAAGTTATGAAAGGGGATGTGAAGCAGTCTGTTTGGCTTTTTGAGAAGCAGCCTCTTGATAGCATCAAAGATACAGAAGACACAACTCTGCTAGTCCAAAAGGAGGAAATCCCACAGGGtgatgtaaaaacaacaacatggctcTTTGAAACGACGCCTTTCCATGAATTCAACGAGAGCAGTGTGGAAAAAAGAGACATCATGGGCAAAAGCGTCAAAGAGACACTCGAGGAACTGTACAGTCAGAAAATGGTCAACTCGCAAGGTGTCCTTATTGAGGCAGATGAAATTGGTGATGTTCGCATGGCCAAGTACAAGCTGATGAACCAAGAGGCCCCGCAAATCCAAAAAGAAGAAATTATTCGTGGCAACCTGAGCAACATCATGATGAACCTCCTGAATCGCAGGGAGATCACGGAGAGGGCGATAACTATAGACAAGGAAGAGCGGGGCAACATCAACACCACAGTCGAGCAACTGTTCAACCAAGAGACGGGCAGCCAAATCGAAAAAGAAGAAATCCTCCGTGGCGACATTCAGGAAGCCATAAATAGCCTGCTGAGAAATGAGAGTTCTTCCAAGCGTGGTATTCTGATTCAGGAGGATGAGAAAGGAGATGTGAGGATGACAATCTATTCCTTATTGAACAAAGAGGAACGAGCTGGCATGGAAAAAGAGGATATTGTTCAAGGCAACGTCAGCAAAACGCTTCATCGCCTCCTCTCCAACTCAGGGGCAGAGGACTCGAAAAAGATAAGGGTAGAAGACACAGAACGGGGCAATGTCAGCTTTTACTCCACGTGCATAGAATCTGGAGCCTTGGAGTACTTGAGGCAGCTTCAGTGTGATACAAATGAAACAGAGCAAGTCGTGGAAAAGGAGCATATCATTGGTGGGGATATCGAGGAAACTAAAATCTTGCTTAGGAAGAATCAACAGGAGATAGGTCGCACAGTGGCAAAGGACGATATAGTTCCTGGTGATGTATGCAGCATTGTTCAAGTCTTTATGACAGAGCCCAGTGTTACTTTCCGAAACCTCGACAATCAAGACATCGTTAAAGGGGACCTTAGTGCGGCCTTGGATTCGCTGACTCAAGCCATCAATCAGAAAGTGGTGCTAGAGAAAGAGGAAGTGGTAAAAGGAGATTTACCCACAACTTTGAAATCTTTGGAGAACGCTCAGCATCAGTCCAAAGAAATGGAAAAGCCAGAAATCATTCGGGGAGACATTAGAGGTGCTCTCGAGTCACTAGAGAAGTCTGCAACTGTAAAAATGGAAGTGACTGTTGAAGATTTAGTGCCAGGCGATATCAGAGGAACGCTGAAGTCCCTGGAGGAGGCCAAACGAGTAGTGAAGGAAGTTGAAAGAGAGGAGATTGTTAAAGGAGACATTCACACCGCCATGCAAGGTTTACACGAGGCATCCAGTGACAAAAAATTATATCAGCATCAAGTGAGTGAACAAGGCGATGTTAAAGGTACCATCCAGCTCCTCCTTGAGCCGACGACCAGCCCAAGGATGCAGCGCAGGGGGAGCACCGAGGGAGATGTGAAAACATCCATAAAATCGCTGTATGCCGAACAAGAAACATTTGTGGAAAAAGAGGAAGTAGTGAAAGGGGACGTTCAAGGTGCGATAAAGTGTCtcatgcaaaaaaaacattattcaaAGCCAAAACGCATCCATTCTCTCAAGAAAGCAAAGGCTCCGCAGAAAAATCCATTAACTGTAAATCAAGTGGTGCATGAGGGCTCACGTGAAGAAAAGAGGGAGAGCAAAACAGGCAGTTCAGATGCCGCTGTAAAAAATATCTCTCAGAGCTGTGAGTCACAGAGGCACAATGAAAGCAAACTGGTGAAAACACAGGTGATTACCAATGAGACCTCTGTAGCCAAAACCCACAATACTGCTGGGGCCGCTCCACAAAAGAGCATGAAAGAAGAGAGGCACAAAGTGCTGCTCCCACACAAAACACAATCCCAAAAGCCCATTATGATAACGACTAAACAAACGGCTAATTATGAGCAGGCAAAAACTAAATCCGCTGATGTGAATACAATTAAAGAGGCACACGATTCGTCGCAGACAAATATATCAGACAAGCAAATATGCGAAATGAAATCAGTCAAACAGGTACAGACGACAGTCGTGCAGAAGACTGTCTCACACAAACAAAATGTCACAATATCTGAGCAGAGCTCCACATCTAAAAATGTCATCCAAGATAAGACTCATACACAAAAGCAAGGCATTAAAAACATGAAGACTGACTCTCGTAACCTTGACATGATGACGCGGGGCGTAAACAAAAAGGGGAAACCAGAAATTCACTTCCCTCCACCTCCCGCATCTCCACCTCCGTCCTCAGAGTCGGAGTTTTCCCTCCCTCCCCCGCCATCTCCAATCCTGGAAAACCCAGCACCTCTGATGTCTCAGTCTTCCACTGTGACGCTGGAGAGTGAactcccgccgccgccgccgccgccaccacCACCTGTTGAATGTGTCAAATCAGAGCCGGAATTTTTTCCACCTCCTCCTCCCTCTTGGACTGGACCAGATTTCCTTCCTCCACCACCTTCCCAGGAAGATCTTGGCACAATCCCGCCACCTCGGCCTGCAAATCCAGGGAAACCCATTGGTAAGCCTTTGTTTAAAGTGCCCAAACAAGAAGAAGCACCAAGGCCCGTACCGGCAAAACCAAAATGGCAAAAAAATCTGCAAAGACCTACTCAGCTTCACCTTGACCAAGTAACAACATCCACTGTCACAGAGGTCAAAGTTCAAGAAAGTATACCAGGTACAAGCCAGAAAATTAAAGCGGACCCGAAAATACAAAGCCTTACTTCTGCTAAACTGACAGAAAAAGAAACCCCACCACCAcccaaaaaaacatttcttcCCCCCATTAGGTTGCCTCCACCACCTGAACCTGTTCCTGAGACAAAACCGAGGCCCTACGCTCGCAAATTCAAAACTCCCCTAATGCTCGCCGAGGAGAAATACCGTCAGCAGACAATGGAGAAAGAGGAAACAGAGAGAAGTACAGTCGCAACTCCCGCAACTCCTCCAGTAAATGCACAGGTTCTCTCCAATATTGACAGTCTGCAGCTTTCTGCATCAAGTAAGACTGAAAAAAGAGAGACCACAGAAACAACCAAAGGACAAGTACACATTTCCAAAGAGgaaacaaaaacacaatatgtAGCCACCAATGAAAGTCCATCTCAGATTTCTCAGACCAAGCCCTTGATGTCAGTGGTAAATAAGAAAGTAGCCCCAGGGTGTTCCGGTATTTCTTTGGAGAACCAGCAAAAAATACTCTCCTCAAAAGTCACCATAAAGAATCAGGCAGCACCTTCACCTAAGGGTCCGCCTATTTCTGAACAGAAACCCTCCAAAGTAGAAATCCAGTCAGCTTCTAATGTTGTCACCTCTTCAGTCACCGAGCAGCAGTTCATTAAGCAGTCCAGGGTCAGTACTGTCATGCAGACTGCGCCGTCAAAGGAAAATATAAATATCCAAGGGCAGGCCGCAGCTTTACCGAGAGCTCAGGATGCCAAAAACCTCAATGAGTTGTTCACGAAAGAAGGCAAAATACCCCCGTCTCAACCCACAAAAATTCCAAAGGTAACTCCCAGTTTCAAGGTGAAAACGTTTAAGATGCCGCCAGAGAAAAAAGAGATGCAGAGCCAAAAAGAGACAATGAAAGAAGTCCTCCATTTGCAGGGGAGTGAAGCAAAAGTGACCCAAGAAAGCTCCCAGATGAGGTCATCCGCAACAGAAGTGAAAGTAAAAGCGACGAAAAATCAAGAAAGTCAGCTGAAGAGTGAGAAACTTGTGCAAATGAATGAAGCCAAAGAAACCCTGCCAGCACCAGTCACTGTTTTAGTGCCCAATAAGGAGAAGATAACATCTCCGGCAGCATCTGTGTCCCATGTTCAGCAGAGCACAAGGGTAGAGCAGGTCCAAAGACGACAGGAAGTGGTTGTGACAGAGAGGGTGGTGCAACAAAACTCTCAGAGCCATGAAGCTGCACATATGCACCAAAAGCAAACTCAGCAACAAGTGGCAGAAACAAACAAAATGCAGAGAGCATCGGGAAAGTCCAAAAGTGAGCTGAAGAGCGCGTCCGTCAAAAAGGAGGCTCATTCCGAGGAGGTCCAACAATCAGACAAATGCCGTGAAATGCAGAAGCTGCTCACTCAAATCGAGGAGCTTGAGGGCACGCCGAGCAAGATTGACTCCACCACCGTCAGCGTGATTATAAGTGAGCTCCCTGATTGGCTGCTTGGCTCGGTGGAGAGAAAGAATTTGAGCGGTATTGCCAAGCAGTCAAATAAGAAAAAGTTGAAAGAGATGCTGGTTTATTTGAAGAATATCGTTCAAGTTAGGTACACAACTCTGGAGGAGAAGTTGACAGTGGAGGTAAAAGAAAAGGAGGCGCCGCCGGCAGTGCTTCCAAAACCAGGGAAGAAGGTGTTTAGTGGTGTGACGACAAATATATCAAAAATCAGTACGAGATCGTCTGAAGAAAGAAAATCTCTCCAAGAGAGGAAAAAACAGGAGCTGAGTGAAGCAACAGATCAGAGAGCACACTCCCCACTGGCGAGCATTCGCACCCCCTCGCCCACCTTCATCAGCATCGAATCCAGGAGGATAGAGTCACCGCTCAGAGGTACCCCATCACCGCAGCCGTACAGGTCTGTTGGGACACCGCCGCCCGCACCTCGTAAGCAGTTCACAACCACAACGGCCTTCAGGGCCACACCATCTCCCACAATGAGCCGCTCAGAGAAGCTGATGAAACTGAAAGACGCTTCCCCAAAGCATTCTGGCGACCTCACCCCACCACCTCCAATGGTGACATCGGAGGTGATTGTGAGTGCCGAATTCTCTTCGTCTGTCGAACAGGCCATTCCCACGGTGAGGACTGAGCAGGGCTTGGTGGATACGGCAGAAACTGGTGACTCCATGATGACGGTCAAAGATAAAAAGTCTTTCTTTGAGGAGGCCCGGAAAGCAGAAGTCAGCAAGTTGTATCTAAGAAAGGATCCGATTGACATCCCTGAACGCCTCGAAGCTGACACTGAGGAGAATGTGCAGGTTTTGACTGCAGACATACCAAAAGAGGATCTTCCCAAAGTGGATTTGACTAAACTGGTGAATAGATTTGAATCCACACGACCGAAAGTCTACTCCAGGAAGGAGCCGATTGTCATCACAGAAAGGCTTGGGAGTGACACAGAGGACGCAGAGGCCGAACCGCACACACCCCGAACAGAAGAACTGCCGACCTTCAACGTCAAAGCGATAAAGAATGTGTTCGAAAGTGGCGAGCACAGTTCTCAGGCAGCCCGAGATCTACGGGAACAAATTGAGAAAAGGGAACCGGACTTTCCGCACGCGGAAATGTCCTCCGTCACCGAGCGGTTTTGCAGCGTTGATGACTTTGGCAACATGATGAGGAGTGAGGTGCATTCTGGGAGCTCTCTGACCCGCGGCAACCCTCCATCCTACGCCGACGTGGTGAGAGGCGCGGTTCCAACTCTTGCCGTGCCCCCGGAAGCCTCTGCCGAGGAGCTGCTGAGAAACTTCCAGCAGTCTTGGGCCGAGGGCCAAGGAACCTTCCAGAATGTGGGCTTCAGTGTCATGGAGCAGAGAAGTTCCCAGATTGTCACACATCAGCAGGAGACTGTCGTGACGG aagaCTCGAGTTCCAGACGCCGAACTGTGCAGGGCGTGTCGGACGAGGGTGTACCCCATGGAATCTCTGATCGCAGACAAGCAAAACTTCCATAA